The genomic region ATCACCAAATTATGTGGCGCACCGGATTACGGGGATGCGATCTGTTTAATTATCGCAACAGCAATCCCCTTACTTGCTGGTCCTTGGTTGCCGTTTTACATCAGTTTGAGTTTGCTGGTTGCCAGCTACAGTATCTTATTTCTAGTGCGACCCACCCTCAGAAGTATTCCTCTAGAATTGTATGCAGCTTGGAAAGCCCCCAAACCAGCTAAGTAGTAGAAAGTCATTTGTCAATTGTCATTTATGGTAATCGATGGTTAGTTCTCAGTTTTGACCCTTCGCTTTGCTCAAGAGCAAGCTTTCGACTTTTGACTTTTGACTTTTGATCTAGACTGCCAAAAATCGCTGAATGACATCCTGACTGAGTTCGCTGGTAGTACCAGATGCGACAATTCCACCTTTTTGCATCGCATAGTAACGGTTAGCTTGGCGGACAAAATGTAGGTGTTGTTCTACCAACAGAACGGAAATTCCAGTAGTGGCGATAATGTCACGAATTGTTGCCTCTATTTCTAAAATAATTGAAGGTTGAATCCCCTCAGTCGGTTCGTCTAGTACGAGTAGACGGGGATTTCCCATTAAGGCACGGGCGATCGCGAGTTGTTGCTGTTGTCCGCCGCTTAAGTCACCACCCATCCGCGATCGCATTGTTTTCAAGACGGGAAACAAGGAAAAAATGCGATCGGGAATCTTTCGATCGCCCTTTCTACCTTGGGGTAGGGCTTCAAAACCTAGTAATAAATTTTCTTCTACTGTTAAGCGAGGAATAATTTCTCGCCCTTGAGGAACGTAACCAATTCCTAATTTTGCTCGTTTATCTGGAGACTTCAAAGTTATCGGCTGTCCGGCAAAAGTCACTGCGCCGCTACGAGGTTTAATTAACCCCATAATTGTTTTTAGCAGCGTCGTTTTTCCCACACCGTTGCGCCCGATCAGACAAACCATTTGTCCTTCTGGGACGCTAATATCTACGTTGCGTAAAATATGACTTTCGCCATAATAGACATTTAATCCAGCAACTTGTAACACTGGTTTTTGGGCAGCAGAAGCATCGAATGATGAGGCGATCGCGCCTGTAGTAGGATTCATATTTTATTTTTGGTAATTGGTAATCGGTAATTGGTAGTTGGTAGTTGCTCCCCCAGCTCTCTTTTCCCTACTCCCTGCTCCCTGCTCCCTGTTTGTGTTCTACTTCTTGTCCCAGGTACACTTCAATCACGCGAGAATCGTTTTGAACTTCGTCAATGTTACCTTCACACAGTACCGAACCTTGATGCAATACTGTTACCTTACGCGCAATCTGACGCACGAATTCCATATCATGTTCGATTACCATAATGGAATGACTTTGAGCCAACGCTAATAGTAAATTCCCTACATTTTCGGTTTCTTCATCGGTTAAACCTGCCACGGGTTCGTCAACTAATAATAAATCTGGTGATTGCGCTACAAGCATTCCAATTTCTAAACGCTGTTTTTCCCCGTGGGATAGTTTTGACGCAGGTATATCTGCATTTGCAGTGAGTCCAATTGTTTCTAATAACCCAGATACGGTTTGGCGTTCCGCACTCTTAGGTTTACCAAATAAAGTTGACCAAAGCTTTTTTTGTTGATTGCAAGTGAGTTCTAAATTTTCTCGCGGAGTTAAGTTGAGATATACTCTAGGCGTTTGAAATTTGCGACCGATACCCAGGCGGGCAATTTGATGTTCTTTGAGCGATCGCAAGTTTTTTCCTTTGAACAATACCCGTCCTTGAGTTGGTTTTGTCTTCCCTGTAATCACGTCCAAAAATGTTGTTTTTCCTGCTCCATTAGGACCAATAATAACTCTTAATTCACCTTTATCTAAACTAAAATTAAGGTTTTTTAGTGCCTTAAATCCGTCAAAGCTGACCGTAACATCTTCTATTTCTAAAATTTTTTCGCCCACTTTATACCCTCTGTTTCTGTTATCAGTTGTCGGTTATCAGTGAAGAAAGGGTGTAGGGGAGCCAGTTGCGTGCGGGGGTTCCCCCCGTTGAGCAAACTGGCGTTGTGGGGTGTGGTGCGTGATGAGCCAATTCTCTCCCTCAGCTCCCATTCTTCGAGAAGGGCTTCGCCCTACAGCTTCCTCAGCCCCCTCAGCTCTCTTCTCCTTGTCCCCCTTGTCTTCTTTTTCCCTTCCCTCACTCCTCACTCCTCACTCCTCACTCCTCGTCTCTATCTCCTGCCGTTCGCTTTGCACTTCTGGATTGACTTCAATTTCAGGATAAGTTGATAGCTGCCGACGATGACCTAGCCGTAACAAGTCAGAACTACGCAACCAACCGACAATACCATCGGGTAGCACGGTCACAACGATTAAAAATAGCGCCCCTTGGAAAAATAGCCAGATCTCGGCAAATTGTTCGCTGAAAAAACTTCTGGCATAGTTGACGAGCAATGCCCCTACAACTGCGCCTACCAAGCTGCCACGTCCGCCAATTGCTACCCAAATTACCATTTCAATTGAGAAGGCAACATCCATCGCTCTTGGAGACACAGAGCCGCTTTGGAGAGTATACATTGCCCCAGCAATCCCCGCGATCGCCCCTGAAATTGCGAAGACTAGCACTTTAAATTCTGTCGGGTCGTAACCGGAAAAGCGGACTCGACTCTCATCATCCCGAATCGCTACCAGCAGCCGTCCGAAGCGTCCGCTCGTTAACCAGCGACACAAGGCATAGGTAGCAATGAGTAACAGCACCGTGAGGACGTAAAAGCTAAATCGCGTCGGTCGCGCTCCTACTGCTGCGCCCAAAAGAGTTTTGAAGTTAACTAGTCCGTTCGTACCGTTAAATAGTTTTTGCTGCCCGTTAAAAAAGTTGAAAAAAACGATGGTTGCTGCTTGAGTCAAGATCGAAAAATAAACGCCACGAATGCGATTGCGAAAGACCAAATAGCCTAACAAGGCAGCCAAGATCCCAGGAATCAGTACGACAGCAGCCGAAGCAAAGGGAAAAGCTTGAAATGGATGCCAAAACCAAGGTAGTTCGGTCACGCCGTAAAGTCCCATAAAATCGGGAAGTTCGCCTTGGGGGACTTGGAGTTTCAAATGCATTCCAATCGCGTATCCACCCAAACCAAAAAAGATACCGTGACCTAAACTGAGCAACCCCGTGTATCCCCAGATCAAATCTATGCCCAAAGCGACAATTGCCAGAGATAAAAATCGTCCTAACAAATTGAGGCGAAATGGGGAAATTAAAGCTGGAATGATAAAAATTAATAAGATAGCGATCGCGCCGATTATACCTGCTTCAATTAAGAGCGATCGCTTCTTACCTCGCACTAAACCTCGTCTTCCGATCGCTAATTGGTTATTTGTCATTTGTCATTTGTCATTTGTCATTTGTCATTTGTCATTTGTCATTTGTCATTTGTCATTTGTCATTTGTCATTTGTCATTTGTTGACTGACAACTTTTCACTGATAACTGTTCACTGGTCACTGGTCACTGGTCACTGATTAAGCATCCACAGTCCGTCCTTTCTGTGGGAAAATCCCCCCTGGACGCACTTGTAGAAAGGCAATAATTAAAGCAAATACCATAACTTTCGCCATACTCGTTGTGGCAAAGAAGGTAAAGAACTCAGATAAAGGCGGGATGGGTGCTGTGAGGATTGCTAAAGTTCCAGAACCAACTAGGTAATTTACCGTACCAATTGCTAATGCGGCTACAATTGTGCCGACCAATTTACCTACACCACCGACAACCACGACCATAAATGTATCGACAATGTAGTTCTGTCCTGTATTTGGTCCCACAGAACCGAGATAGCTAATCGCACATCCAGCTACCCCAGCTAGTCCCGAACCAATGGCAAATGTAAGGGCATCAACTTTTTGAGTAGGAATGCCCAAGCAAGAACTCATGCTACGATTTTGCGTTACAGCACGAATTCGCAACCCCCAAGCAGTGCGTTGCAAGAATTGATAAACTCCAATGACGCAAATAATTGTTAGCGCAATGATAAATAATCTGGCATAGGGCAATTGAAACCCACCTACAGGTAAACCGCCACGCAGCCATCTCGGTGCGGAAACATCCACGTTCTGCGCCCCAAACCAAGGTTGATTCACTGCGAGTTTGTAAGTTTGACTCAAAATATTGCCAACTGCGATCGCAATACCTAAAGATAAAGGCAGCATCACTAGTACAAACCAATTACGAATGCGATCGAAGTCCGAACGACGCTGGACGATCCACAAACTGCCGAAAAATAATAGACAAAATAAAACTATTCCAATTGCCAGCACCCAATTCACGCTGCGCACGAACTGTTGCAAGATTAAACTTACGCCCCAAGTTGCTAGTAGGGTTTCTAACGGTCTGCCATAAAGATAGCGAATGACTCCTCTTTCTAAAATGACTCCCACCCCAGCAGCGACTAAAAAAGCCAATATGAGAGCGAAAAAAATATAAAAATCAAACCAAGGTTCGCCCAATTTTTTAAAGCCTGCTTGGACTACAAAAGTCGTGTATGCTCCTAGCATCATCAACTCGCCATGTGCCAAGTTGATTACACCCATAAGTCCAAATACAATCGCTAGCCCTAGTGCTGAAATCAATAGCACGGAACCGATACTAATACCGTTAAATAAACCGTCAAATAATCCGATTAACACGCTTCCCCCCAATTCAGATGTCAGTTATCAGTTATCGTAGGGGCGGGTTTAGCAGATAGATTGACAATTCAAATAGTAGATCGAGAGTCAAAACCCGCCCGTATAGCAGTTGGTTATCAGTTATCAGTGTAGAGACGTTACATGTAACGTCTCTACAAAGTTACTATTAAACAATGGAATGGCGATCGCGATTGTTTATGAGAAACAAAATTTTCCCGAGCGTCAATAATTTAGCTGTATTTGACAACTGTTAACTAATAACTGTTAACTGTCAACTGTCAACTGATTAAGCTGACTTGTATTTTCCGCCTTTGTTGGGATCTGACCAATCGCAGCTATATCCCTTAGTTTCTTTAACAAATTGATTCCAGGGAAGCGGTGCAACTGCCTTATCAGTAGAGTAAACGATTTCAAACAAACCATCGTCTCTCACTTCACCAATTCGGACAACTTTAGAGATATGATGATTCTTATTTAGAGTGATTTTACCTTCTGGTGCATCGAGGGTTTGTCCGTAGGCAGCAGCTCTGACTTTAGCTAAATCGTCAGCCGTACCAGCTTTTTCTACTGCTTGTTTCCACAGGTAAACCGCGATATATGCAGCTTCCATTGGGTCATTGGTCACTCTATCTTCGCCATATTTCTTCTTAAAGGCTTCGACAAATTTCTGATTAGCAGCAGACTCAACTGTTTGGAAATAATTCCAAGCGGCGTAGTGACCTTTCAAATAATCTGGACCTATTGCTCTGACTTCCTCTTCCGCAATACTCACAGACATGGAAGGATACTTATCTGGACCCATGCCAGCGCCTTGCAATTGTTTGAAGAAAGCTACGTTGCTGTCTCCATTCAACGTGTTGTAGATGATACCACCATTAGGTAAAGCTTGCCGAATTTTGGTAATAATTGGGGTAACTTCTGTGTTGCCAAGTGGTAGATAGTCTTCACCAACAACCTTACCACCTTTTGCTACTAATTGCGCTTTAATAACGGTGTTTGCAGTCCGAGGAAAAACGTAATCGGAACCGACTAAAAAGAATTCTTTCCCTTTATTTTGCAGCAGCCAATCTACTGATGGTTCGATTTGTTGGTTGGGGGCTGCACCAGTGTAGAAAATATTTTTAGAACACTCTTGTCCTTCGTACTGCACTGGATACCAGAGCATGTGATCTTTAGATTCAAATACTTCTAACACGTTCTTGCGGCTAGCAGAAGTCCAACAGCCAAATACTGCAACAACGTTATCTTCGTCGATTAACTTGTTGGCTTTTTCTCTGAAAGTATCCCAGTTGGAAGCACCGTCTTCAGTAATTGGAATAATTTTCTTTCCTAACACGCCACCAGCAGCATTGATCTCGTCAATTGCCAGCATTTCTGCGTCTACGACACTCTTTTCACTAATTGCCATCGTACCGCTAAGAGAGTGCAGAACACCCACCTTAATGCCATCTCCACTAGCAGCAGCCGTGCTGACATTGGCAGCTGATGGCGATGCAGTTCCATTGGGACTTGATTCAGTCGTAGGCGAATTTGCACAAGCTTTTAATAAAATACTGGTTCCCAAAGTGGCAGAACCGTACAGTAAAAACTTCCGCCGATTAAATTGTGTTGTCATAAGTGGAGAAATTATTTCGTGCAGATATATGCTTTACAGCAGCTATATCAAAGTATGGACATTGATAGATACTATGGCTCTACTTGCAGGTAAATTGTATTTTATTATACTAATTTCATATTTTCGAGACGGTAGGGTGTAAAGTAAGGTAAAAATTTTCAGTCTGAAGGTAGAACCTGCTGTTGGCGGCGCTGTGTAACTCCAGCGATCGCTGCCAACAAAATCCAGAATAGAGTGTTGAGACGAGCATCAAATATAGTGACATCTGTGGTGTTAAAAAGCAGACAAGCACAAACAGCCACTAGATAAGTGAAAACAATGAGGCGATCGCTGTTGTACGGGAGTCGGGAGTGGGAGAGTGGGAGTCGGGAGTTGGGAGGTTCCTTACTCTGAGCATACAAGCTCGGTCTCTTTACTAAGAATTGAATCGATTGAAACAAAATCCAGCCGATCCAAGCACAAAAAACGATGGTTGCTGGAAGACCAATTTCCGCTGTCAGCATCAGAAATAGATTGTGTGGATGACCCATCCAAGTTTGCGTTTGTGCCATGTAGAGAGGCTGAAAATTCCGCAATCCCCAACCCGTCCAAGGACGCTGTTGGGTCAAATTCCAGGCAAACCGCCACTGTGTCGTTCTCAGCGTCGCCTCTGGACGAACGTAGAGTTGGTCTGTTAACCTCTGCCAAAAGTAAGCGGGAACGATAAGCCGCAGCCATTGTTGCAGGGGTGGAGGTGAAAAAGCTGCGCCAAAAATAGCCGTCGCGATCGCACTTACTCCCACCAGCAACCAATGCCAACCCTGATACACCGCAAAAGCAATCGCCGCGATCGCCGCGATCGCCCAAGCATTGCGAGAATTCGTCAAAATCAAAGCTGCCAAATTGCCCAGTACAATTGCACCTAGTAAGATTTGAGTGATAAGGGGTGAGGAGCGAGGAGTGAGAGGTGAGGGATAAAATAGTTTTGAATTTTGACTTTTAACTTTTGACTTTTCCAAAAAGCTTTCAATCCACAATCCCAACGAGAGAATAAAAGCGATCGCTAAGTAAGCACCAAGGACGTTGGTATACATGAAAATAGAAGTCATCCGACCAGGCGGATTACCTTGAGGTGCGATCGCGCAACCCAGTGCCACTAAAATATCGTGCCACGCTTTCGGAGTTGCCCAGCCCCAATATAGTTGACCGAAGCCCGCGATCGCGATCGGTACGGATGTGAATACTAATATTTGTGCTAATCGCCTGAGCTGAGCTGGTGTTTGTAACAAGACGCTAAAAGTTACAAATAAGCTAAAAAATGGCACGAAATTAAATAAACCCAACCAAGCATCCTGGCGATAATAAGCGAACAGACTCATGACCACCAACCATCCACTTAAAAGTATCAGTACCCAATTGAGTCGCCTGTGGAAAATCGTGCGGTACTGTCGTCGCCAAATAACAAATTGCGCCCAGAGCAAAGCGATCGCCCCTACCAAAGGTAGTAACGGAAACAGTAACAGCCCTAATTGGATGCAGTTCCAAGCATTGTGTAAGCGTTGGTCTTTAAGAGTCATTGTCAAGAGTTAATAGTTGATAGTTAATAGTAGTCAACCATTGACCATTAACCGATAACTGTTGACAATTTATGCCATTTCCCAACATTCAGCACGAGTGAGGCGAATTTGCGCTAGAGCAAAGATTGCTGGAATAACGCGACCGTAATTGGTTGAGATTGCCCTCCAACCCAAATCGGCGAGAAACCACGACCACATAATCGGTCCTAGAAAGGTAAATGCTCCCCTGACTGCTCCATACCTAGCTGCACTTACAGCCATACCTTGCTGGGCTGTTTTCAGCGTGACGTAATTTTGAAACTGAGCTGCTGCAACTGCACCACCTTGGACAATAGCTTCTTTTGCCATTTGATAGCTGGCAAAATGCAAAGCAAATTGCTGGGCGATCTGTTTGAGCAGTATTGGTTGGATAATCGAGCTAACGGCGATCGCACTACCACCTTTGACCAGCAAAGACATCGGATCTTTTTGTATGGTTAGCGGTAGCGGTTGTGATGGGGAAGATGCTGCTAGCGATCGCTGTACCCGAGCTGTCAGTTGTTGCTTTTCTGAGGCAGGTAGACGCTTCCACGTCCGTCCTAAGAGATTTAAAAAGACTTCTACCTCTAAATCGGTGGTACTCAGCGCCGTGGAGTAAGAAATTTTGAGATAGCGACAAACTTGAATTAGAGCTTGTCTGTAGGTAAATTTGTTCGTGTCTCCACGCAACACAGTCATTCCATCGGCAGCTAAATAGCGGAATCGTTCTTCTAGCGTATCTAACCACGCTTCCCTATCTAAGCTTTGGACATCAATCGGTTCGGGAGTGTGAACGTAATCTAGGGGATTAAACTTACGGCGAAATAACAGTTGGGTTAAATGCTGTAATTCTTCTTCCGTAGCTAGTTCCAATGCCGCTCTCAGTTCATCCAAAATCCCTTCCTCCCGCAAGTCCAGCAACAGTCACTCACGATCGCTATTTTACTTCTAAAGTGAAGGGGAAGGGAGAAGTCAAAAGTCAAAAGTCAAAAGTCAAAATTCTTTCTGAATTCTCCCCACCACACCCTACATCCTACACCCTAGTCCCTACTCCCTACTCTCTACTCCCTACTCTTATGTACGACATTGCGATAATTGGCGCTGGAATGGCTGGTTTGGCTTGCGCTCAGCAGTTGCACCAAGCTGGATACAACGTGCTAATTTTAGAAAAATCGCGGGGGTTGGGAGGCAGAATTGCCACGCGCCGCTTGCACGATACTCTTGCCGATCACGGGACTTGTTACTTAAAACCAAAAGGCGAGTTAATGCAGCAATTTGTCCAATTGTTATGCGATCGCCATATTCTTCAAGTCTGGACAGATAATTCCGAATTTTGTAGGGACGCACAGCAGTATGCCCCTACGAAGTCTGAATTCCGTTATGTTGCTCCTGCGGGAATGAATGCGATCGCGAAGTTTTTAGGACAAGGTTTACAAATTTGGCGTTCTCAAAGGGTAGAGGCGATCGCTTTTCATAATTCTTATTGGCAGCTATCTCTAGAATCTGCTCGTCCTGAAGCTACAGCTAACCGATGGTCAGAAGTCATAGCTAAAGCTGTTGTTTTTGCGATTCCCGCACCGCAAGCTTTAGCAATATTGGAGCCATTAACCGAGCTTTCTACTGTTGCTACGTTGTGCGATCGACTGCGTTCTGTAGAATTTAATCCGTGTTTGAGTGTCATGGCTGGATATTCATCTCAATTGGAACCACAACCAGATTGGCAAGCAGTGAGTTTTGTTGACAATCCCGTCCTCGCCTGGGTTGGTTGGGATAGTAGCAAACGAGTCGAAAAAACTGGTAATTACGAAGTTTTTGTCGTGCAAAGTAGTGCGGATTTTGCTCGGCGTTATTTAGAAACTTCCGATTTACAAGCTGCTGGTTACGAGTTATTAGCAAAAGCCTCTGAATGTTTGCTTCTTTGGTTAGCAAAACCGGAATGGATACAAGTTCATCGCTGGCGCTACGCTTTCCCCAGTCGTCCTTTAGTGCAATCTTATTTATCTACTGAAACTGAATTACCTTTAGTTTGTTGCGGTGATTGGTGTGGCGGAAATTTTGTCGAGGGGGCAATGCATTCCGGTATAGCAGCAGCGACAGAGATTAATCGTCAAATGGAGGGGCGATCGCTCCCTGGATCTAACTTTTTACAGGCGATCGCTCTAGGATAATATCTAGGTCGAATCGATATTATTTAATGTCATTTACGAGCGGGGATCGCGAATCTTGAGTTAAAACTAAGCTTAAACCAAAGAAGATTGTACAAATCTCAAACCTTAATTTCTGTCAATTATTTCTATAACTTTCCTCTTTTTCACTCACTTGTATATTAAGTTGAGTAAATATTTTACTGAGTTTTGTATAGATTCGTGCTAGAAAATCTGGGCATTGAAATAATTGTAAGTGAGAGGTAAATCGATTTGCTGCAAGAGGTTTTTCAGACTTAGTAACGAGTTTAGGAACAGAGTTTATATAATTCTACTCGCAATTCTAAATCTACTTACACATTGAGCGATCGCTTTGCATCTATCAAAAGAAATAGATTTTATGAAAATACACTTTCGCTTGGGAAATGGGGGGATGAAATATGCCGAAAACATTAGTTAATTTAACCCATCAAGCACTAATAACAGAAATTGAGGCGGTTTTAGATAATTATCCTTACTATCCTCACTGTCAAGCTTTTGCTAATCCCGATTTGCGGCAAGAGTTAATTGCTTACGTCCTCAGTCGGATTCCTTGTGCTTTTAGTGCCGTAGACGATCGCGATTTAACTTTTCTAACCTATAGGCTTCCTGGCGATCGCGCGGAGTATCGCATCCAGATTGAAAATTTAATTCATCAAGGGATTTGCTGTGTCTTACAGGATAAAGCAGATTGGGTCAGCTGTCACATTCCCGAACCATATCAATGTGGTGTAGAACCTTCGCATTGGTTCGGTTAAAGATCGTAGTCAACTATGGTTCGCTACCTTGAAATCCCTTGACAATTCGCGATAACTCTGCTTTTTCATCTGTACTAACGCGACTGGGAGAGCCGCTGATGATTCCCTCGTAGTTACTAAAGGAATCGGTAATTTCAGGACCGTCAGCACTAATTGTATACTCGCGAATCCCATTATCGTGCCAGGAACCGCGCATCTTAAACACGTTAATTGCCCGCGACATTTGCCCGCGAATTTCTACGTATTGCAGTAATAAAATCGTGTCTGTAATTGTAGAAATATGGGATTCTGTGATTGAATGCGCTCCCATGAACTGATCGGTAGTATTGGTGAAAAAACCCGTGATCTCTTCTTGTTTAGCAAAACCAGTTACGCCAATGACGAATTGTCGAAAGGCATTGTTGCTAACTCCTCTTGCTAACGCTGAAAGCGAGTCGATCGCCACTCTAGCTGGTTTAAATTCAGCAATTTCTGATTTAATAATCTGTAAATGGTCTTCCAATCCTGCCGATTCAGGATAAGCACAGATAATCTTTAACAGTCCTTTTTTCTCTAAGTCTTCAAAGTCAATTCCCCAAGAATAAGCATTGCGTGACAATTGAGCGCGAGATTCTTCGTAGGCAAATAAAATTGCTCGTTCGCCGCTGCGACAGCCATTTTCGAGAAACTTACTGACGAGTAACGTCTTACCTGTACCAGTAGCCCCCGTTGCTAAAATAATCGAATCTTTAAAGAAACCACCGCCGCACATTTCATCCAAAGTCTTCACGCCGGAGGAGACACGCACGTTAGAAGAACGCTGCGTTAAACGCATTGCACCCAAGGGAAAGATATTAATTCCGTCGTTGGTGATCGTGAACGGATATTCTCCTTTCATATGCGTCGTGCCACGCAGCTTTAAAATCTCCATCGTGCGGCGGCGACGTTCCCCTTCCAAAACGTTACGCACGATCGCCACGTTGTCAGCGACAAACTCTTCTACACCAAAAGAGGCGATCGCGCCATATTCTTCGGTGCGTTCGGTTGTAATTATCGTGGTTACGCCAATCTGCTTGAGTCTGGCAACCAAGCGAAAAATTTCCCGCCGAACGACAGAAGCCGCTTCATATTGTTGAAAAACTGCCGTGATCGAGTCGATCGCTACCCTTTTTGCCTTATATTTATTGATAGCGTATTGCAATCGCTCGATCAACGCCGATAAATCGAAGTTCCCAATGACCTCTTGTCCCTCTGGATCGGGCGAAGCGTCTAAAATAAACAGCTTGCCTTCCTCAATGAGTTTTGGTAAGTTCCAGCCAAAACTGTAGGCGTTTTTAATAATATCGCTGGGAGACTCTTCAAAAGTAACGAATACACCTGGCTCGTCAAAAAAAAGTATTCCATTGTACAAGAATTGTACGGAAAATAAAGTTTTACCAGTCCCCGAAGTCCCGCTAAATAGAGTGGTTCTCCCTAGTGGTAAACCACCATGACTGATATCGTCAAACCCCTCAATCATGGTGCGAATCTTTTGCACGCCTGTCCCATTTGGGCTAATCTTATTTTGCTTACCGCTGGAAGTGATTTCGCTCATCGCTTTAGAATGAAAGGGTTATTAAACCAAATTAAGACTAAATTAAAATTAGTTTATTTTTTATAACAATCCAAGTTTACTGAAAGATTATCTCATATTGAAGTTGGAAAATCACTACTCAAGTGCCTCTGCCTCAACGAGTTCTTCATAGAGTAAATCCAAGCCAATTAAAACTTTTTCTCGATCGGAAAGATCTCCGATGATTTTCCGTACAGGCGGAGGCAAGATTTTCGAGAGCGTTGGCGTAGCTAAAATTTTATCTTCCTCTGCCAGTTGAGGGCTTTTCAGCACATCAATTACTTTCAGGGCATAGACTCCTTGAAATTCTTGTTCTAGGATGTTTCTGAGCGTTCTTAATGCCCGAATAGAGTTAGTAGTATTCCCAGCTACATACAGCTTTAGAACATAAGTTTTTTTAGGCGCGTTCATAGATAAAGACGCAGAGGTTGTTTGGAGTGAAATCTGACCACTTATTATGCTATCAAAGTTTAATTGATACATCGATTGCTCAAGACATGGAGGTGCGATAAATTTCACATAAATGAGCCAGAATATCAATTAGAGTCAAGCGATAGTCTAGCAACACTTCGTCATTTCGCCCCTCTAGCTTTAACTGCTTGGAAAATTCGTCAATTAATTCCATATGAATTTCAATAATCTGAGGCACGGGAACTTTAGCATCAAAAGCTACATTAATAAATCGATCGATCTGTTGTTTTACTGTATTATCGTTATTAAAATAACGCAACAAGATTTGACAATAATCAGCTTTTAGTTGTTGTAGAAACTCCCGATCGCGATTCAGTGTCATCTGCTGTGATAAGCTTTGGCGTTTTCCGAGGTGATGTTCATCCATGCAGTTAACTGGCAATTACTTTGAGGGAAATAGCTAATAGCAAGGCAGTCATGTTACATAGCATTATATGGTTGCTTAATACTATTTTTAGATTTGCAATTCGACTAAAAAAAAGCAGGTAGTTCGATTTAACTGCTTTGCAATCTACGAAGGGATCGAGCGATCGCCATCAAAAAGACATTGAGGTTGAAGCTGCGCGCTCGGTCAGTGCATTACTAGTCATAATGAGTTCATCAAACAATCGAAACGACAAAACATAAAATTATTTGTTTGTTTATGGGCGACAGCAGACAGAATAGAGTAAAAAAGATTCTAGATTGCTCCAGTGGATATAGTTCGATTGCTCGCTACTAAGTCAGCATTCATATCTCCAGAGTTCAAGAAAGGTGTCAGTTCCGTTACTTTTATGAAGTTAATTAAACTAAATTAAAACATTATAGCGTTTTCTCGTGCGCCTTTCCTTCCACAACTTCAGTTTGAGAGACTATAACTGGTAGATGCGTAGCTCTGTTGCTAAAGGAGCTATAACTGTAATCGAAAGTCTCTATTGCTTGGCAGTTTTAGATTCAATTATCTATCCAGCAAAACACTAGAGCCAAAGATGGCAGCGCCAAGCGTTCAATTCGTGGATCGAGTACCGCATTTTTGCTTTCTCCCCACTCACTACTCTGTTAGCTCATGTCAAAG from Chroococcidiopsis sp. SAG 2025 harbors:
- a CDS encoding O-antigen ligase family protein, with protein sequence MTLKDQRLHNAWNCIQLGLLLFPLLPLVGAIALLWAQFVIWRRQYRTIFHRRLNWVLILLSGWLVVMSLFAYYRQDAWLGLFNFVPFFSLFVTFSVLLQTPAQLRRLAQILVFTSVPIAIAGFGQLYWGWATPKAWHDILVALGCAIAPQGNPPGRMTSIFMYTNVLGAYLAIAFILSLGLWIESFLEKSKVKSQNSKLFYPSPLTPRSSPLITQILLGAIVLGNLAALILTNSRNAWAIAAIAAIAFAVYQGWHWLLVGVSAIATAIFGAAFSPPPLQQWLRLIVPAYFWQRLTDQLYVRPEATLRTTQWRFAWNLTQQRPWTGWGLRNFQPLYMAQTQTWMGHPHNLFLMLTAEIGLPATIVFCAWIGWILFQSIQFLVKRPSLYAQSKEPPNSRLPLSHSRLPYNSDRLIVFTYLVAVCACLLFNTTDVTIFDARLNTLFWILLAAIAGVTQRRQQQVLPSD
- a CDS encoding YaaW family protein, with protein sequence MDELRAALELATEEELQHLTQLLFRRKFNPLDYVHTPEPIDVQSLDREAWLDTLEERFRYLAADGMTVLRGDTNKFTYRQALIQVCRYLKISYSTALSTTDLEVEVFLNLLGRTWKRLPASEKQQLTARVQRSLAASSPSQPLPLTIQKDPMSLLVKGGSAIAVSSIIQPILLKQIAQQFALHFASYQMAKEAIVQGGAVAAAQFQNYVTLKTAQQGMAVSAARYGAVRGAFTFLGPIMWSWFLADLGWRAISTNYGRVIPAIFALAQIRLTRAECWEMA
- a CDS encoding NAD(P)/FAD-dependent oxidoreductase, which gives rise to MYDIAIIGAGMAGLACAQQLHQAGYNVLILEKSRGLGGRIATRRLHDTLADHGTCYLKPKGELMQQFVQLLCDRHILQVWTDNSEFCRDAQQYAPTKSEFRYVAPAGMNAIAKFLGQGLQIWRSQRVEAIAFHNSYWQLSLESARPEATANRWSEVIAKAVVFAIPAPQALAILEPLTELSTVATLCDRLRSVEFNPCLSVMAGYSSQLEPQPDWQAVSFVDNPVLAWVGWDSSKRVEKTGNYEVFVVQSSADFARRYLETSDLQAAGYELLAKASECLLLWLAKPEWIQVHRWRYAFPSRPLVQSYLSTETELPLVCCGDWCGGNFVEGAMHSGIAAATEINRQMEGRSLPGSNFLQAIALG
- the kaiC gene encoding circadian clock protein KaiC, with product MSEITSSGKQNKISPNGTGVQKIRTMIEGFDDISHGGLPLGRTTLFSGTSGTGKTLFSVQFLYNGILFFDEPGVFVTFEESPSDIIKNAYSFGWNLPKLIEEGKLFILDASPDPEGQEVIGNFDLSALIERLQYAINKYKAKRVAIDSITAVFQQYEAASVVRREIFRLVARLKQIGVTTIITTERTEEYGAIASFGVEEFVADNVAIVRNVLEGERRRRTMEILKLRGTTHMKGEYPFTITNDGINIFPLGAMRLTQRSSNVRVSSGVKTLDEMCGGGFFKDSIILATGATGTGKTLLVSKFLENGCRSGERAILFAYEESRAQLSRNAYSWGIDFEDLEKKGLLKIICAYPESAGLEDHLQIIKSEIAEFKPARVAIDSLSALARGVSNNAFRQFVIGVTGFAKQEEITGFFTNTTDQFMGAHSITESHISTITDTILLLQYVEIRGQMSRAINVFKMRGSWHDNGIREYTISADGPEITDSFSNYEGIISGSPSRVSTDEKAELSRIVKGFQGSEP
- the kaiB gene encoding circadian clock protein KaiB, with the translated sequence MNAPKKTYVLKLYVAGNTTNSIRALRTLRNILEQEFQGVYALKVIDVLKSPQLAEEDKILATPTLSKILPPPVRKIIGDLSDREKVLIGLDLLYEELVEAEALE